The following proteins come from a genomic window of Pleuronectes platessa chromosome 2, fPlePla1.1, whole genome shotgun sequence:
- the slc2a1b gene encoding solute carrier family 2, facilitated glucose transporter member 1, protein MDSGKQITFPLLMSVGAAVIGSLQFGYNTGVINAPQKIIESFINETWFERYQEPITKSSLTAIWSISVSIFSVGGIIGSFSVGLFVNSLGRKNSMLMANILAFISAAFMGFSKMASSWEMLIIGRFVIGLYSGLSTGFVPMYVGEVSPTALRGALGTLHQLGIVLGILIAQVFGMEAIMGNDSFWPLLLGFTFIPAVVQCILLPLCPESPRFLLINRNEENKAKNVLKKLRGTTDVSADMQEMKEESRQMMREKKVNIKELFMSPHYRQPLLVAVILQLSQQLSGINAIFYYSTQIFEKAGVAQPVYATIGAGVVNTAFTVVSLFVVERAGRRSLHLLGLMGMAGSAILMTIALALLEEYKWMSYLSIVAIFAFVAFFEIGPGPIPWFIVAELFSQGPRPAAMAIAGLSNWTANFIVGMSFQYVQEYCGPYVFVIFTVLLLFFFVFTYFKVPETKGRTFDEITAGFRQTAAGAEKHSPEELNSLGADSQL, encoded by the exons ATCATTGAGTCCTTCATCAATGAAACATGGTTCGAGCGCTACCAAGAACCAATCACCAAGAGCTCCCTGACGGCCATCTGGTCCAtctctgtctccatcttctCCGTCGGTGGCATCATAGGATCCTTCTCTGTCGGACTCTTTGTCAACAGCTTAGGACG GAAGAACTCCATGCTCATGGCTAACATCCTGGCCTTCATCTCGGCTGCTTTCATGGGCTTCTCCAAGATGGCGAGCTCCTGGGAGATGCTGATCATCGGTCGGTTCGTGATCGGCCTCTACTCCGGCCTCTCCACGGGCTTCGTGCCCATGTACGTGGGAGAGGTTTCCCCCACGGCTCTGCGAGGAGCCCTGGGCACGCTGCACCAGCTGGGCATCGTCCTCGGCATCCTCATCGCACAG GTGTTTGGAATGGAGGCGATAATGGGCAACGACAGCTTTTGGCCGCTCCTCTTGGGCTTCACCTTCATCCCAGCGGTGGTCCAGTGCATCCTGCTGCCCCTCTGCCCCGAGAGCCCCCGCTTCCTGCTCATCAACAGGAACGAAGAGAACAAGGCCAAGAACG TGCTGAAGAAGCTCCGAGGAACCACGGACGTGAGCGCCGACAtgcaggagatgaaggaggagagcCGGCAGATGATGAGGGAGAAGAAGGTGAACATCAAGGAGCTCTTCATGTCGCCGCACTACCGCCAGCCCCTCCTGGTCGCCGTCATCCTGCAGCTGTCCCAGCAGCTGTCCGGCATCAACGCC ATCTTCTACTACTCCACCCAAATCTTTGAGAAAGCCGGGGTAGCACAGCCTGTCTACGCCACCATCGGTGCCGGGGTCGTTAACACAGCGTTTACTGTGGTGTCG CTGTTTGTTGTGGAGCGTGCAGGACGCAGGTCTCTGCACCTGCTGGGGCTGATGGGGATGGCCGGGTCTGCCATCCTGATGACCATTGCCTTGGCTCTGCTG GAGGAATACAAGTGGATGTCGTATCTGAGCATCGTGGCCATTTTCGCCTTTGTGGCGTTCTTTGAGATCGGACCGGGTCCCATCCCCTGGTTCATCGTGGCCGAGTTGTTCTCACAGGGACCCCGGCCTGCAGCCATGGCTATCGCTGGTTTGTCCAACTGGACCGCCAACTTCATAGTGGGAATGAGCTTCCAGTATGTACAG GAATACTGCGGCCCCTACGTGTTTGTCATCTTCAccgtgctgctgctcttcttcttcgtcttcacCTACTTCAAAGTGCCGGAGACCAAGGGCCGGACGTTCGACGAGATCACGGCCGGCTTCCGGCAGACGGCCGCGGGCGCAGAGAAGCACTCACCGGAGGAGCTCAACAGCCTGGGAGCCGACTCTCAGCTCTGA